The genomic window ATCAACTTCCTGGATCACATTAATGGCAAAAAACGTGAGTTCACATTGATGACAAGACGACGAGTCATCTGTCTGTacgtgtgttactgtgtgtaactctgtgtgtgtgtaacggTGTGTGCAAACAGACCAGAGGAACTTGGGGATGTCGATGCGAGTCGAGCGCTCGTCTCTGGATCAGGTGAAGAAACGTTTTGAGGTGAAcaagaagaagatggaggagaagcaGAAGGAGTACGACTTTGAGGAGCGCATGAAGGAGCTGCGGGAGGAGGTgagttggaggaggaggaggaggtgtggggACACGCCCTCTGTTGGTTGTATTTTCTGGTGCATACGTAACGTCTGGCGTGCTCTGTGTTGTCAGGAGGAGAAGGCGAAGGCCTACAAGAAGGAGAAGCAGAAGGAGAGGAAGCGGCGGGCTGAGGAGGACGTGGACTTTGAGGAGGACGATGAGATGGCGGCTGTGATGGGTTTCTCCGGCTTCGGCTCGTCCAAGAAGAGTCACTGATGCTCCGCAGCTGCACGGCGAGGATGGCCACCACGCACCAGGACGGGGAACTGGTTTCCAGTCAGCTGGAGCTTCAGACTGTGACGACAGGAAGTTCCGCTGCACGCTCACTGTCCCGATTCAGACTTAAAACCTGAAAATTATTCTTTTTATCTGCtgtcatgcttttattttggtagttTGATCCATCACTGTCAGCTCTGATGGCGTTTACTTCAGCTGCTTCCTGTCGGTGAGCACCAAAAGTTCGTTTGGATAATCTGTGTGTCAGAAAACATCAGAACTGAGAGATGATGAGCGgaccaaaaataaaactgcGGAAGTTTTCTTTAACGACAAGACGTCTGACTGCGAGGCGTTCAAGTTCATGCAGATAAAATGAGATTTTGTTTTCACGGGAAGCAGATTTTCATtctgaaaaacatttaacaccTTAAAATCTAAATTTTGATATGATTTAAATTCTCATCTTGAAAAATATAATTCAAGTTAAATCTGATTTTGTGATTAAGAATTTGTTCTGACGTCTTCACTGGACCTGAAAATGATTTATGAACAGTTACAAATATCAGCAGCTTAAATTTTAACTTGTTAAATGTTGATTTTTGACGTTAttatattagtattattatcaaCATGTTGAGTCTGTCTGAAAATTCAGATTTTAataaacacactgtttttttttggtttctaaGTGATTACTCTGATTTATCAGCTCTGTTAGTGTCAGTGAACGCATCACCAAAATCGCCTCATAATAATCGTGTATATATCAGTTACTCTgtgtgttacgttgaattcatgaagaaaactttggttTTTCTGACATGTCTCCACAGAAAACcgaacatattgatttactgattgGGCTCcacgtttaacagcagcaaaactatatcaaaacatctgtttacaaactgtcacaaCTCGTGCggaataatccaagtctcatttatccagtcagaTGATCAGAACTTCAGTAACACGTTGTAAAGGTAATGTGTTACAGTAATGTATTGCGTTTTAGCAGTAAGATGTAAATCTATGAAAATAAAGTCAATATATTACGAGATCAAACTCATCATTTTAGGAGAAAGAAAGTCACAGATTAAGACCAGAAGGTCAGGTAACCAGAGGtctgtactacgaagcaggatttggagttagcgaggtaaGTTCaaggttaactctgggtttcaGTGCTACGAAGCTGATTCTCTTCTTAACAGGATAAATCACTGTGGCAACTGATGCTGATAAGCTGACCTGCTCGGGAGTAGGTTATGTTCAGAGTATCAggtcacagcctgtcaacaccccaacctctgaccaatcagatcaagAGGAGCCAGCCAGTAAGATTACTGACTGACTCAGGGTTACACTGAActggctttgtgaaacggaaaactcagaaTGAATCATCACAGAGGAATTCCTCAGAACTGCAGGTCTGTCAGTGTTGAAAAGAAATGAATCTACATGGAAACATTAAGCGATGATTTATGAATACTTTTCATAAAACGAGAACGAGCGTTAATTGGCGGTGGAAACGTGCCCCAGGTGTTGAGTGgcccactaaaagtgtttgtttttgtcactgataggctcagattgttattctaagtgtctgacaacattatgaaaggatccctacagagatagagctttgtgttaaagagtaagatccagaaacagccctgaaatcaccatcaccaaacccaccagactccatttaaataaacagtcattttagaggcaacatgttttcacatctaactgggtgaattaagggttaatttcaaccaaaccagagttggtgactGTTTGTAACGGTGGAAAGAcgaaccaagatggtttttgtgagtttaatTTTAGtgctgttgactttgaatgaagtctgttttatgatgataaaatgagGTTATTTAAattgagtc from Epinephelus lanceolatus isolate andai-2023 chromosome 11, ASM4190304v1, whole genome shotgun sequence includes these protein-coding regions:
- the zmat2 gene encoding zinc finger matrin-type protein 2, which codes for MASGSGSSKNDFRRKWDKDEYENLAQKRLAEERDRERRDGKTAPPVKRDLLRHRDYKVDLESKLGKTIVITKTTPQAEMGGYYCNVCDCVVKDSINFLDHINGKKHQRNLGMSMRVERSSLDQVKKRFEVNKKKMEEKQKEYDFEERMKELREEEEKAKAYKKEKQKERKRRAEEDVDFEEDDEMAAVMGFSGFGSSKKSH